From one Agrobacterium fabrum str. C58 genomic stretch:
- a CDS encoding sn-glycerol-3-phosphate import ATP-binding protein UgpC, which yields MAKIALKDVRKVYGGNVEAIKSVSMEIADGEMIVLVGPSGCGKSTLLRMIAGLEGISGGQIMIGDRVVNDLEPSDRDIAMVFQNYALYPHMTVRQNLAYGLKNRNTPKEEIERRITEAAKALEIEQFLERKPRQLSGGQRQRVAMGRAIVRKPAAFLFDEPLSNLDAKLRVQMRVEIRRLQRSLATTSVYVTHDQMEAMTLADRLVVLNAGRIEQMGTPIELYEKPATTFVATFIGSPSMNLLAHGAASSNVSAGWSVNAAAALPPTVATLGIRPEDITLAEAEPADAAFAGTVQVDAVELVGAESYVHGSFPDGTTIVFRVPGRSQLRIGEMLKIAAQAKDFHLFDAAGKRI from the coding sequence ATGGCAAAAATTGCGCTGAAAGACGTCCGCAAGGTTTATGGCGGCAATGTCGAGGCCATCAAGAGCGTATCGATGGAGATCGCCGACGGCGAAATGATCGTACTCGTCGGCCCGTCCGGCTGCGGAAAATCCACCTTGCTGCGTATGATCGCCGGACTGGAAGGTATTTCCGGCGGCCAGATCATGATCGGTGACCGCGTCGTCAACGATCTCGAGCCCTCAGACCGCGACATCGCCATGGTGTTCCAGAACTATGCGCTTTATCCGCATATGACGGTGCGGCAGAACCTTGCCTACGGCCTGAAGAACCGCAACACCCCGAAAGAGGAGATCGAGCGGCGCATCACCGAGGCGGCCAAGGCTCTGGAAATCGAACAGTTCCTGGAGCGCAAACCGCGCCAGCTTTCCGGCGGCCAGCGTCAGCGAGTGGCCATGGGTCGTGCCATCGTGCGCAAGCCCGCGGCTTTCCTGTTCGACGAGCCGCTCTCCAACCTCGATGCCAAGCTGCGTGTGCAGATGCGCGTCGAAATCCGCCGCCTGCAACGCTCGCTCGCCACGACAAGCGTTTATGTCACCCATGACCAGATGGAGGCCATGACACTGGCAGACCGGCTGGTGGTGCTGAATGCCGGCCGCATCGAGCAGATGGGCACGCCGATAGAGCTTTACGAAAAACCGGCCACCACCTTCGTCGCCACCTTCATAGGTTCGCCCTCCATGAACCTTCTGGCGCACGGCGCGGCCTCGTCCAATGTCTCGGCCGGCTGGTCGGTGAACGCCGCCGCCGCATTGCCGCCAACCGTCGCCACGCTCGGCATCCGCCCGGAAGACATCACGCTGGCAGAAGCCGAACCCGCCGATGCCGCCTTCGCCGGCACGGTGCAGGTGGACGCCGTGGAACTGGTGGGGGCGGAAAGCTATGTCCACGGCTCGTTTCCAGACGGCACCACCATCGTCTTTCGCGTGCCGGGCCGCTCACAGCTGCGCATAGGCGAGATGCTGAAGATCGCCGCGCAGGCTAAGGATTTCCATTTGTTCGATGCGGCGGGCAAGCGGATTTGA
- a CDS encoding class I SAM-dependent methyltransferase — translation MSDTQWLEWGRKNPYYGVYSEDRFNTSNIELTKSEFFETGEANVSWMLGRAEQHFGPLGKGRVLEFGAGVARMSIPLASRFEAVVGVELSPDMRAEALKNCQLYNVSNVEMVPSDDDLSHAEGEYDLVLSYIVLQHMDARRGVLLIDKLLSKVGPNGVAILQTSVRRPERRLADRLRYYLRHNVPALAATYRFLRGKGWSTLSMRMSEYDPIAILAAFSRNGMKDVLLSQHYQGDVLTFHFTARKGG, via the coding sequence ATGAGTGATACTCAGTGGCTCGAATGGGGCAGAAAAAATCCGTATTACGGCGTGTATTCGGAAGACCGGTTCAATACTTCAAATATCGAGTTAACGAAGAGCGAATTCTTCGAAACCGGTGAGGCCAACGTCTCGTGGATGCTGGGACGCGCAGAACAGCACTTCGGGCCATTGGGTAAGGGGCGTGTTTTAGAGTTTGGCGCCGGTGTGGCCCGCATGAGCATCCCGCTCGCCTCCCGTTTTGAAGCCGTAGTTGGCGTGGAATTATCTCCGGACATGCGTGCCGAAGCCCTCAAAAATTGTCAGTTGTACAACGTTAGCAATGTCGAGATGGTCCCTTCAGACGATGATTTGAGTCATGCTGAAGGCGAATATGACCTCGTCCTCAGCTATATCGTTCTTCAGCACATGGACGCCAGGAGAGGAGTTCTACTGATCGACAAGTTGCTCTCGAAAGTCGGACCGAACGGCGTCGCCATTCTCCAGACCAGTGTCAGAAGGCCGGAGCGCCGTTTGGCAGACCGGCTGCGTTATTATCTCCGCCACAATGTGCCAGCCTTGGCTGCCACATATAGGTTCCTGCGTGGAAAAGGCTGGAGTACTCTTTCCATGCGGATGTCCGAATATGATCCGATCGCCATCCTCGCCGCGTTCAGCCGCAACGGAATGAAGGACGTTTTGCTTTCCCAGCATTATCAGGGTGATGTTCTTACCTTCCACTTTACAGCAAGAAAGGGCGGCTAA
- a CDS encoding glyoxalase superfamily protein: MNVSKPLPALEGLKEQAKRLRAALEEQGQTITHSKALELIAAQHGFRDWNTLHASVGNRPAFNPYLLGSRVEGFYLGQPFVASVLGVQALGGDPERYRLTLHLDDPVDVVTFESFSAFRQRVHCNIDTSGRTVEKTSNGRPQVELVW; encoded by the coding sequence ATGAACGTGTCCAAACCGCTGCCAGCGCTTGAGGGTCTGAAGGAACAGGCAAAACGCCTGCGCGCCGCCCTTGAAGAACAGGGGCAAACAATCACCCACTCGAAGGCGCTGGAACTCATCGCCGCGCAACATGGCTTCCGCGACTGGAACACCCTGCATGCGAGCGTTGGCAATCGCCCCGCCTTCAATCCCTATCTACTGGGTTCAAGGGTGGAAGGCTTTTACCTCGGCCAGCCTTTCGTAGCCTCCGTGCTCGGTGTGCAGGCGCTCGGCGGTGATCCCGAACGCTATCGGCTCACTCTCCACCTCGATGATCCGGTCGACGTCGTGACCTTCGAAAGCTTCTCCGCCTTCCGGCAGCGTGTTCACTGCAATATCGACACGTCAGGCCGCACGGTGGAGAAAACCTCCAATGGCCGGCCACAGGTGGAATTGGTTTGGTAG
- a CDS encoding OmpW/AlkL family protein, protein MTKMNRKTALLASVAAMMMVNGALAADLAPLATAPTAEQAIAAASPWMLRVRGLGVITNDSGSVDGLPGAGLSYSDTVIPELDISYFFTDNFAAELILGTTYAKINGEGVLAGTPVGKTWLLPPTLTLQYHFTDFGAFKPYIGAGVNYSLFYNQSEKPGFSNLDVKNKLGAAVQVGFDYMLDEHWGVNFDVKKIFLKTDWTAELGGTPISGKAKLDPWLIGAGITYRF, encoded by the coding sequence ATGACGAAGATGAACAGGAAGACCGCCCTGCTGGCCAGCGTTGCGGCAATGATGATGGTAAACGGTGCGCTGGCTGCCGATCTGGCCCCGCTGGCAACGGCGCCCACCGCCGAACAGGCGATTGCGGCGGCAAGCCCGTGGATGCTGCGCGTGCGCGGCCTCGGTGTCATCACAAATGACAGCGGCAGCGTCGACGGTCTACCCGGTGCGGGCCTGTCCTATTCAGATACCGTGATCCCCGAACTCGACATCAGCTACTTCTTCACCGACAACTTCGCCGCTGAACTCATCCTTGGCACCACCTATGCCAAGATCAATGGCGAGGGCGTGCTCGCCGGCACGCCTGTGGGCAAGACATGGCTGCTGCCGCCGACGCTAACGCTGCAATATCACTTTACTGATTTCGGTGCCTTCAAGCCCTATATCGGTGCGGGCGTGAACTATTCGCTGTTCTACAACCAGTCGGAAAAGCCCGGTTTCAGCAATCTCGATGTCAAGAACAAGCTCGGTGCAGCCGTACAGGTCGGTTTCGACTATATGCTGGATGAACATTGGGGCGTGAACTTCGACGTGAAGAAAATCTTTCTCAAGACCGACTGGACTGCCGAACTGGGCGGCACGCCGATCAGCGGCAAGGCGAAGCTCGATCCCTGGCTGATCGGCGCGGGTATCACCTATCGCTTCTGA